A stretch of DNA from Gallus gallus isolate bGalGal1 chromosome 7, bGalGal1.mat.broiler.GRCg7b, whole genome shotgun sequence:
GTACTAGAAGCAGGTGACTTATGTTGTGATAAGCTGAGGATGGTTTTAAAATTGACAGTGTTTGTGCTTCTTTGGTCCAGCTATCTGCATCATGGCTTGCTCGTCCATGTGGACCTGCCAGTATAACCTAGCTTCAGTACAGGTGGTGTTGCACTACGATATGCAGCAACAGAGCTGACTGCCATCTCCTTTGTGACCAATGCTATTACCTATTTCTGTGGAATCTATACACGTTATTGTCAATACTTGCTCAGTGAGAAAAGTCTTGTGTACCTCTAGAGCCTACAAGTAGCCCAAGGATGCAGTGGTTTTAAGTCACCCTGCTCCTACAGAAATTGGGTCCTAAACTATAACTTTACATGATAGTAGCCTGGACTAATTCTTGAAGACCTGATCTCAAAGAGACCTCCTTAAAGCAGATGGGTATTGTAAGGAACCTGGGTGGCTGAGCACTGTGAAAGCCAGCAAATACTTTTCATTCACCCGATCTTCATTAAATTGTGCAGCTGAAAAGCAGGCCTATGCAGCATGACTTTAGATTCATCCCAGTCACACTAGTTCCTTCAGTGATCATCTGGCACTCACTGCACCTGCTCCTTACACTGACATAGATCATTTAGCACAACCTGCATGTCTCCACCTCCAGTGCCCCCAGCCAACAGCAGCCAAAACTTGATTAGTTTTGCTTGGCATTAACTCAAACTGTAGAGTAATCATAGTTGAAAAAATCTTCTAGAAGTGCTCTTAGCATTTAATGCCTTAGGTTTTTAATGAATGAATCCTTATTGAATGCGTAAGTAGGTTGACAAATGAGGGACAAATGATTGTGACCACCTTATGCAAGAGCAGAAGCACACTGCAACTGCACTGCATGGCTTGCTGGCAGGGTAACAGAACCAACCATCCCTACATTTCCAACTGCAGGAGTTTTTACAAAGGCATAATGGACCTCAAGGGCTGATTCTTCATACCTCCCTTGTTCCAGAATCCCCTGTTCTCTTTAGTACAATTTCATCTACAGTTACTTTATATATTGATATGTAGAGTCTGATTATGTGCCTGTAGCCATGAAACCTGGTATTTAAGTTTGCACACTGACATTCTATTCTGCATTCAACACatactgttgctttttctgcgcttgtttgggtttttgggaaaaacacacagcacatctgtGAAGTATTATTGTACCACAGCCCCTCATACCTTTAATGCTACCTTAAGGCTTGGCTGTGTCTGCCTTACCAAGtgatgcagctctgcaggttgcacacagaaagaaataactCTTCCAAATGTCCAGGATGTGTTACCAATAGATTTTTACTTCTGATTTGATAGGACCAAATTACAGGAGAAACTGAGAGACAGTTCATTACTGTTCAACCCAGAACtcacagtaaaaagaaaacacgGAGTTTCCTTTGTGCTAAGACAACTGTAATGAAGCAAATGATGCAATCATActgattaaaaatgaaggaCATAAATTAGAAGGCTGTATCACTGTTAAAGGCacaaaaaaatgctatttctttatAAAAGATTTGGGGAAAACCACCATATAAAATCCATTCAAGCGCCAAAAGTCCATAACAAATGTGATCTTCTAATTCTGCTCTTTATACACAGTAACTGCAAAAAAGATGTATAGTAAATTAACGctttgctgccatctgcagGACCAATAGTTGAGGTCTACATTGGTAGCTTTTCCATGGTTGTTGGTAGTTGCTAAGCCTGACAGTCACACGTTCTACTATATTCACAGTATTCAAAAATTAATCTTCTAAGCATTGTgggttagggtttttttttgctgtttcttttccctcccaATCTGTGGCCATGAGTGAACATGGATAATAAGTATTGATATTGATATAATTGATATTGATATgatattattatattaatttTTGCTGTTCGGTAgctttattgttattttttcctaaggaaGAGTAAACAAGCATCATTaacttcagaatttttattAACAAGTTGGGAAGGACAAAAGTAACACGGAtttcaacaaaacagaaatcaacCTTGCAGTAGAACAGCTGCTAGGAATACAAACTCCTAGAAATACTGAACACTTAAATGATATTGGAAATACTGAATTCTCCATCCTGTAGAGATCAGTACGAgccccttcctttcctctttattATAGTACAACCTTGCTTGTAAGTATTTGTAGTATTGCACATACTgaatttttctaaagaaaatattgGGCTTCAGTTTTTACCGTTCAGTTCTATACAAAAGATCAAGCAGTTCATCAGTGTTTGTCAGCCTTGTGCTCGGAACAAACTGTTTCCATCCATACGTAATGTAGTTCAAATGTCAGAAGTAGAAGAAGTCTATATACAGCATACAAACTACATATAGCACAAGCCATGTCTTTGACCACGTACAGAAGATCTATATGAAACCAGTTTCCCCAGCACCGCATGATGCAAGAGTTAATACAAAGAGTATCATCTCTACCTGCCACGAACTTCATCACACAACTGCGTAAGTATATAACATCTTTTGAGCCATCCTGGTATTTCCACTGCTGTGATAAATAAGTGACAAGTTAAAGGCAGTATCTCTTCTCAAGTCTGTCTGATCAGTTTCTATTCcctgtaaaaataataaaaagttatCTATATGCAGAGATGGTTTAAAAGTGAAACTTAAGTAGCTGTTAGAGTGCAATCTAATCATACATTAATAGTTTATGCAGACACTCAGGTGTATAGAAACTAAAGCACTATTTCTTGTGCCCCCCCTTCATAATGAGTTTCCACCTGTTGTTAATCACTGAAGATTGTATTAATGATATACTCAAAGCATTAGCTGTAAATTAGGTAGCCAAATCATAAAACAGTAAAGTACTATCCAAATTTGTATTTGTAGGtaacatatttatttctatagCCAGAATATGAATGCTGCTTTATCTTTTATGTAGTCGAAATAATGCTGCTTTGAACTCACAGTATCAACTATCACCAACATTTCTCCATTTACCAACCTTTCCCGTTTTGTAAGTTTTCTACCTGCTCATGCCAAAGCTAGGCAATAAACTTCCAGTCGCAAAATACTGCATGCAATACAGATAAAGTTCAGCTACTTATTTGGGTAAAGTTTGGCAACCTCTTTTTTGCTGCTAATTCAAGCCTATTAGTAAATCCCTCAAAACATGTCTTTGAAATTAACACATGCAGAGCTGCGTAGCAGGTAACAATCAGATCTGGGTTTCCAGTGTCAGAGAATTCCAACACGAATTGTTCTCAACTACACATATCTTATGTACTTAACTATGGCTGAGAAATTAACATTGATCTGACTACTTGTATGCAGCTCACAAAGATACGGTACCTCCAAGGTGAGAGGAGGAAGCTCAAGTACTTTTTGGTAATAGTGGATTGCCAGATGCAGTAGCCCCAGCTGGTGAAGGCCACGGCCAAGGTTGTAGAAAGTTTCTTGACATGGTCCACGTAGGTCCAAATAGCGGTGAAGGAAGGAGAACCCCTGTACACATTTTATGCACGTGGTGAATGTTGCTGTTAAGAAGACAGCCATAAAACATACTCGAGAAAAGGTGTTTTAATGTGCTTGTGGTCTGGTCATTGCCCAAGGTTTATATGATGCTTAAAAGATGAATGGCATTAGACCAGAGCTGCCTCCaatatgaaacaaaaggaaaaaataaagatacatTATGATATTAAAATGCAGTGCTTTAGTTTACACTGAAGGAGTCATGTGAGAAACTTAGGAAGGATAGGTAGAAGAGACGaattcagaagggaaaaaaaaaggggcagagtttttcattctctctcatGCAGAAATTTACAGTTCTTTCTATCACTGCTTTGGAATGTGCTGGTTCCATTGCTAGTAGTGGCTTTTCTTTCAGGGATCATGTTGGTAGACAGAGAAGATAGCTCTGTCAACATCAGGAATTAGTTCAGAAACTAGCAGCTAATGATCGTGCTTTATGTCACTAGCGTGTTCTTGTAGCTGAATTATTAATCAACTACAATAGGAGCAGGAGATGATGTAAAAATAAAGTGTCATAAAAGCAAAtactgagagagaaaaacagggaaaattaTCACCAGAGGGTAACATAAATAGGACACTGTTCAATTACGTTGTAAAGGAGAACACAGCAGCCCAGATAAGAAAGGCGAGCTgactacagaaagaaatgtctgAACATACTAAAATTAGGCCAAAGTTTGAAAACTTAAAATATCTTAAGTTGGATACTAACATAATTGGTCTTGTTTTAGAGAGATCTGCAGCTTTTCTCAAAATCTAAGTAAAAGCCAAATTCTTAAAAGGCTAGAAATAGATGAGAGCTTAAGGTCCTAACCACATTCTGCTGACTCTGAGCTCAGAGGCCACAGGAGTTAAAAGGAATTTCAAGTTAATGACAAATGCTGAAGGAGAGTACAGGGAATGGCTTTCCAGATTCCATTTGGGTATAATCAGCCTGTGGTTTGTAACTGCATCTggcagatgaaagaaaaatatgaataagaaagctgaaaaatcgAGGGTAGTCTAAACCAGAGCTTGTGAGATCTTTGCAATAAGAGCTTTATAGAGGCAccaaaaggaggaagaagaaaagatgacagaaaaaaaacaacgaCATTTAACACCTTCTAAGTCTGGAAAGTTTTAAGAAAACTATGGAGTTTATGAGACACGTCCATTTAAGGTATATGGCATAGATAGATGCTCATCATAGATAGATGCTCTGAGGCACTTCTTCAAAGCTGAATAACAAgtttaacaaagcaaaaagaaaaataaggaataaaatCCAATCCACAGCCATCAAGACTGGAATTAGTAATGTTTCACAAACACTGGTGGCTACTAATGTAACCATTGTGTATATACCACAGAACAAGCTACCTTTAGGTAAAAGAAGATGAGATTCAGAGAAAACATAGTTTAGAAGCATACTCATCTGTATTTGTGTTTCActatttctctttgaaatactGTATTAATTAGGAACACTTATTTACACACAACATGTTGCAGTCCTACCTGTCCATAAATACAAAGCCAGGACACACTGTAGGTAAAAATGATCATACTAATTTACCTGTACCAGAAGAGCATGCCTTTTCAATACGTATTTCTGAGAAGCCATGTGGATGAAAGTTAAGCCAATACAAAGACTGTAGAGAGGTTCATCTGGGTTTGCCCGAAAGGCTTGCACGTACTGTCCTAGAAGCAAACAGCAGATTTAAAGTGTGAGCTAAGAACAAAATAACAGTTCAATACACCTACTTAAAAACATACATGAAACAAAATACCACTACGAAATTGTTACATTTTCAGCACTCCTTGGATTCTGAAGGAAGAATACAGGCTGtgagatgaaaaatgtaaacaaaaaagaatcagGCACAGAACACAAACAAGGTCCTTGCTAGGATTTATATCTTGGATGTGCAGAGAATTAATATTGCATGCAACAGACAGGTTTTGGAAGTTCAGTCTCATTATTTTGGTTAAGCTGCCTGTTTATGCAGCTGGaataaagagacagaaaaagaacaattaCTCCCAAATCcattaaacactgaaaaacaaaccaaactaataataataaaaaaaagtattatttaaaaacatcaaaaagaTAAATGACATAGTGACAGACTACTGTCTCTAGCACAGTGTGACCCTTTGGCCATGACTAAGACTTTCATGCATTACAGTGAGAACAAATAATTGTTGCTACTGAACATCGATGGAACGTGCATCTCCATCTCCAACACATCTCTATTATGACACTTGGAGTCATCTTAAAACAGTAGGTTTACCTCCAAGGCCTGTCTAAGATGTCCAATCAACACTATTTGCTATTTAAATTATTCTGGTTTTGTCTTTCTCGATCTTTATTACCATTAGCCCTCTGTTATCTATACAAGTTGGTTATCTTTGCAATACGTActaaacttgaaaaaaatcagcttaaTTTTTATTAGGAAAACTGGACTGATGCTTTGATTTGGTACAACAAAATCAAAGTATCACGTTAATACTAGGAAGCCATGCAGAACTTTCTGATATATGAAGAAATGACTTTAAGAACACTGTTTTTCctctataaaataaataaataaataaataaataaagagtaTTCACTTGTATTTGTTAAAATTAGAAGATTAATGACATTACCAAGAGCATGCTTGAAACTGCCAGATACAAATGCATTATGCCCATTTAGGACACACAGTGCATGATTATCAGGATTTTTCAGCATTAAGCGGAGACAGAAGCGATGGTGACGGACATCCTGAGATTGCATAGTAACTTGATTGAAGATGTTCCACAGCTGAGGTTTATTGACATTTTCCATTACCATTATTCTACAGAATGAAAACCATATGAGAAATTAGTAAATGCTGTACAGTAAATACTACACCTGCAATAAAAACAGCTTAAGTGACTGAGGGAAAGCTGATGATGAAAGACAGAACCAAGGGTTTTGGACAAATCAAATGACCTACTGCATcacacattatttttaatcaaaggCCATCAGAAACTCCTTCTGCTTCAATAGGCTTATCTGTTTCAGGGAAAGCTGGAAAACATTAACACCTCCTTCCGAAATCCAGCAGTACGACTACAGCCTCAGAGGAAATAATCAGAGAACAGATTGTTCTGCCTTCTCAGTTCCCTACCTGATATAGTTGTatgcttttctgaagttcttgTCCAGAATTGCAGCAGAAAGCCCAAAGTATTCCAGCTCCTTGCGCTTTTGTCTGTCATCATAAAATGAGTAATATTCCAATGAGGAATCTACTAATAGCTCAGCTTCCTTGTAGCGTGAGAGGTCACACAGGGAATATATAGCCTTCAGGAGAAGGTTCCACCAGTCATCCTTTGTCAAAACACTCGTGAGAACAGCAAAAATTGCTGAAAACATTGAAGGCAGTAAGTCAAGAAAATTGAAACAAGAGagaaactcttaaaaaaaaaaaaagaaccaaccaAACATGCATACATCAAACTAATCTTTTAAGAAAAGTCTCAGCATTAACTGGCAAAATAAAGATAATtacttagtttttttttttccctgtgtaaGAGCAGTTGataaaatacaagcaaaaaCCAGGCAAAACTTGGGAACAAATGATAAGAAATACACACTTTTTGAATTGTAAACACAGCACAGGAATGCATTAAAGTTACTCCTCTTCATATTTCAAACAGTGCTTAAGAAACTGTAGCCTGGTTTAACTAAGTCTGTTCAGTTCAATAATCACATGGCTCTTAAAAGAGatataatatacatatttctgttattttctagAGCTGCATGCATTATGTATTTGTGCTGAGAGGAATGGTGGGCCATATGGTCTCTATATGTCTTTCTCTATCTAAATTATTcagtaattttattatttttctctgaatggGCATTGTTCCCTGAAGGTAAACTACTTCACATTTGCTGCCTTCCTTGTCCTAGAAATACAACAACATTTGCATGGATTTAGCATGCAAAATAGtaacatttgtttcattttcaggatAAAGAAGTTAATCttgttgcttcatttttaataaacatttctcACCTTTCGCATCACAGTTTGCTGCCTCCTGGTCATCATTGtcagaaattttatttcttggcACCTTAATAAGGTAGAGATGTCTCTCTCCAGACTTGGAGCTAGATATCAAACACACCTGAGCTCTGCTCATTGCTACCTAGAGACAAATTTAAGGGCAGCATTTCAGATTACATTAATAAATCCTATCTCAAATGCAGCATTACGCCCATGCTCACATGGCCTGCCAAAACTGTCTGCAGCTTAGAAATGCCACAACAGAGCAAGATCACACAAGATAACATTCTCAATAGGTATGTTATCTCTGCATTGTCTCATACTTCACTGCAAACTGGGCTAtgcaaaagaaagacagaaactCTTCCCATGACTTTAAGACTACTCCTGGGATTGGAACATCCCTGTGTGTACTCAAATCAAAACTGTTTGCATAGAGCCATAACAAAAatgacaccattctgtcagtaTCAATTCTAGAAGGATGTGGGCGCTCAGCTATTCAGTCAGTGTAATAGAACAGAAATGGCTCTAACCAAATGGATAAAGCCAAGGTTTAAATATTCCCCTCCCTCACTTCTGagtgaaagaagggaaaataacaaaataacacaaGATATCCCTGCTGTATTTGTTAACTAAATAAATTCTTCCTCGCTCATTGAATAACATGATAGATTACATAATTCAAAATGAAGTTATTAAAATAGAATCTAGTATCTAAACAAAAGTAAATCATTAGTAAATGATCTTAGTAAAAAGTAAAGCATTATGTTGACTTCTAAATAGGTAAGATGCAACTTCAGTGCTTGGCATCTTCTCCGTATATTCAGAAACAGGGAGTTGAAATCAGTGTATTGAGAATTATACTCACAAATGATGCTCTGTTCTGAAGAATACAGGCAAAAAACAGCAGTATTACAAGCCCCAAGCATTAATAGGCTCTCTGTAGGATTTTCATCCAATAAAACAATGAGAACATTTGCAAATCAAAACCACTAGTTTTCTTCCCGAGTTTGTTTGTCCCATGCCTTAACCCAACTTGCAGCTGTTCAGTTTGGTAAAGGATAACTGGAAAGACTGGCTTACCTTCAACAGCATTGCCAGCATCGTCAGTAAAGTGTCTACGTAACCATACGTTTTGCCTTGGGAATACAACAACGTAGAACGATGGAGGAGTAACTTTAATTCCTAGGTAACATCAAACATCATTATTTAACCATTCACAAAGAAACAATTTATGAAACAAAGAATTATTAACACAACACAAGATTGATAGAATTGTAAAATCTTCTAGAAAACTGCACGTGGCAATCTCCGGTCCTACACCATTAACATCTTTGAATACTACCATAGTCTGTCAAATACCATATCCTAATCTGGAAGCCAAGAAAACACCTTTCTCACCTGCTGGGCAGCATTAGCATCCTGAGCCAGTGTATCTGGATCATACATTTGTTCCAGAGCCTCCAGAGCTTTCTCAGGCCGTCCCAGTTGCTGCTGTAGCGTTGAAAGTGAGATTCTTGCATCCAGATGCAATGGAGCAAGATCAACAACCTTAGTATAGCTCTCTGCGGCACGCTCCATGTGTCCCAAAGCCTTCAAGCACTCTAGATATACCATACAAAACACCATACACTTAAatggcagaaaaagaagagtaaatGCTAGCAAAATAGTTAACATACTTTCCAGATGCACTTCCAGTTAAAACCACTCAAAACATGTATTATTCAAGTGAACATATTCAGAAATAAGCACTGATGCACCTAGAGTTCCACTTAAGTATCATCAGTTGATACAAAATGGAATGTAGAATAGATGCTGTTCATTTAGATTAAAATAAAGTACTTGTAGCTGAAGGTAATTTCAGTCTGTAACAAGAACAAAACCCTCATGGCAGGGTTATCATAGTAAACTCCAGTTATAGTTTTGCAAATACAGATTATTGCTCAACATGTGTATCTAAATTCCAGTGATCTTAGATGAAGCTCTCTGGAaatgctcagcactgtgctacCATCTCTCAGTACCCCGTTTTCAGCAGCCCTCCTTAACCTGCATGCCGAAGCCAGACGACAGCCAAGTTGTATCGTTCAGAACAGACGAGGGCGCTCAAGAGCGGCAGTGCTGAGTTGTATTCTCCAACATCCAGAAATGCCTCTGCAACGTCCAAATACAAGTCACCCATTTCTTCTGGATTTTGTTCCACCAGAGTGGTCAAAAGAGGctttaaaagcaagcaaaaaaccaaaatattaaaACCCACAAATTATCACCAACAGCACTGCTTTAAGATCTGCTTCCAGAAGCTCCTTTTTATGCTGTGATTTTTATGCAGTTTGCATTTTGAGCCATACTTCCTTCACTTCAATATTACTatagaagtgaaaaataaagatcagaATTTCACAACTGCTGAAAAAGCCACATTTCACTATTCCAGACATATTACATCCTACTCATCTGTATCTTTCCTAAGAACATTAAGGTTTATTAGGGCTTTAAAACAAAGTCAAGGTATGTTCCTTAGTATTCCAGACTTAGTAGCATGGTCCCAGGCCTAACACAGCCCACTGGCTTTCATTTACTGTCCCTTGGAAATATTTCCAGCTGAAGGCATAACATATAAGgacaaaaatagcatttctgctacTAGAGGTTTGCTAGGCATCTGTCTTGGagtggaaggaaagcaaaaagaatctCCAAAGCCCTCTCACCAACCT
This window harbors:
- the GTF3C3 gene encoding general transcription factor 3C polypeptide 3, producing the protein MSGFSPELIDYLEGKISFEEFERRREERKSREKDSENASAEENTDDTDAPSSSRKAAGKSQSQDETDGETADGVSKSVHRVFASMIGENEEEEEDEEEEEEEEEETTEQPTAGDVFVLEMVLNRETKKMMKEKRPRSKLPRALRGLMGEANIRFARGEREEAILMCMEIIRQAPLAHEPFSTLAMIYEDQGDMEKSLQFELIAAHLNPSNTEEWVRLAEMSLEQDNIKQAIFCYAKALKYDPTNVRYLWERSSLYEQLGEHKLAMDGYRRILNLLSPSDGERFMQLARDMAKSYYEANDAASAIEIIEEAFTKHQSLVSMEDVNIAAELYISSKQYDKALAVITDYAGIVLERKASEKSPAEEKKDDAAAVVETQESREAVTDNQSDPVAESSAAAVEKVSCCIPEGVPIDITVKLMVCLVHLNILEPLNPLLTTLVEQNPEEMGDLYLDVAEAFLDVGEYNSALPLLSALVCSERYNLAVVWLRHAECLKALGHMERAAESYTKVVDLAPLHLDARISLSTLQQQLGRPEKALEALEQMYDPDTLAQDANAAQQELKLLLHRSTLLYSQGKTYGYVDTLLTMLAMLLKVAMSRAQVCLISSSKSGERHLYLIKVPRNKISDNDDQEAANCDAKAIFAVLTSVLTKDDWWNLLLKAIYSLCDLSRYKEAELLVDSSLEYYSFYDDRQKRKELEYFGLSAAILDKNFRKAYNYIRIMVMENVNKPQLWNIFNQVTMQSQDVRHHRFCLRLMLKNPDNHALCVLNGHNAFVSGSFKHALGQYVQAFRANPDEPLYSLCIGLTFIHMASQKYVLKRHALLVQGFSFLHRYLDLRGPCQETFYNLGRGLHQLGLLHLAIHYYQKVLELPPLTLEGIETDQTDLRRDTAFNLSLIYHSSGNTRMAQKMLYTYAVV
- the GTF3C3 gene encoding general transcription factor 3C polypeptide 3 isoform X3 — encoded protein: MIGENEEEEEDEEEEEEEEEETTEQPTAGDVFVLEMVLNRETKKMMKEKRPRSKLPRALRGLMGEANIRFARGEREEAILMCMEIIRQAPLAHEPFSTLAMIYEDQGDMEKSLQFELIAAHLNPSNTEEWVRLAEMSLEQDNIKQAIFCYAKALKYDPTNVRYLWERSSLYEQLGEHKLAMDGYRRILNLLSPSDGERFMQLARDMAKSYYEANDAASAIEIIEEAFTKHQSLVSMEDVNIAAELYISSKQYDKALAVITDYAGIVLERKASEKSPAEEKKDDAAAVVETQESREAVTDNQSDPVAESSAAAVEKVSCCIPEGVPIDITVKLMVCLVHLNILEPLNPLLTTLVEQNPEEMGDLYLDVAEAFLDVGEYNSALPLLSALVCSERYNLAVVWLRHAECLKALGHMERAAESYTKVVDLAPLHLDARISLSTLQQQLGRPEKALEALEQMYDPDTLAQDANAAQQELKLLLHRSTLLYSQGKTYGYVDTLLTMLAMLLKVAMSRAQVCLISSSKSGERHLYLIKVPRNKISDNDDQEAANCDAKAIFAVLTSVLTKDDWWNLLLKAIYSLCDLSRYKEAELLVDSSLEYYSFYDDRQKRKELEYFGLSAAILDKNFRKAYNYIRIMVMENVNKPQLWNIFNQVTMQSQDVRHHRFCLRLMLKNPDNHALCVLNGHNAFVSGSFKHALGQYVQAFRANPDEPLYSLCIGLTFIHMASQKYVLKRHALLVQGFSFLHRYLDLRGPCQETFYNLGRGLHQLGLLHLAIHYYQKVLELPPLTLEGIETDQTDLRRDTAFNLSLIYHSSGNTRMAQKMLYTYAVV
- the GTF3C3 gene encoding general transcription factor 3C polypeptide 3 isoform X2; the encoded protein is MHLLRRTLMTQMLPLHPERQLGSPKVRMKQMVLDLSLGCSLLQTPLEGETADGVSKSVHRVFASMIGENEEEEEDEEEEEEEEEETTEQPTAGDVFVLEMVLNRETKKMMKEKRPRSKLPRALRGLMGEANIRFARGEREEAILMCMEIIRQAPLAHEPFSTLAMIYEDQGDMEKSLQFELIAAHLNPSNTEEWVRLAEMSLEQDNIKQAIFCYAKALKYDPTNVRYLWERSSLYEQLGEHKLAMDGYRRILNLLSPSDGERFMQLARDMAKSYYEANDAASAIEIIEEAFTKHQSLVSMEDVNIAAELYISSKQYDKALAVITDYAGIVLERKASEKSPAEEKKDDAAAVVETQESREAVTDNQSDPVAESSAAAVEKVSCCIPEGVPIDITVKLMVCLVHLNILEPLNPLLTTLVEQNPEEMGDLYLDVAEAFLDVGEYNSALPLLSALVCSERYNLAVVWLRHAECLKALGHMERAAESYTKVVDLAPLHLDARISLSTLQQQLGRPEKALEALEQMYDPDTLAQDANAAQQELKLLLHRSTLLYSQGKTYGYVDTLLTMLAMLLKVAMSRAQVCLISSSKSGERHLYLIKVPRNKISDNDDQEAANCDAKAIFAVLTSVLTKDDWWNLLLKAIYSLCDLSRYKEAELLVDSSLEYYSFYDDRQKRKELEYFGLSAAILDKNFRKAYNYIRIMVMENVNKPQLWNIFNQVTMQSQDVRHHRFCLRLMLKNPDNHALCVLNGHNAFVSGSFKHALGQYVQAFRANPDEPLYSLCIGLTFIHMASQKYVLKRHALLVQGFSFLHRYLDLRGPCQETFYNLGRGLHQLGLLHLAIHYYQKVLELPPLTLEGIETDQTDLRRDTAFNLSLIYHSSGNTRMAQKMLYTYAVV
- the GTF3C3 gene encoding general transcription factor 3C polypeptide 3 isoform X1 — its product is MAMLVTNVVGVRRTVRMHLLRRTLMTQMLPLHPERQLGSPKVRMKQMVLDLSLGCSLLQTPLEGETADGVSKSVHRVFASMIGENEEEEEDEEEEEEEEEETTEQPTAGDVFVLEMVLNRETKKMMKEKRPRSKLPRALRGLMGEANIRFARGEREEAILMCMEIIRQAPLAHEPFSTLAMIYEDQGDMEKSLQFELIAAHLNPSNTEEWVRLAEMSLEQDNIKQAIFCYAKALKYDPTNVRYLWERSSLYEQLGEHKLAMDGYRRILNLLSPSDGERFMQLARDMAKSYYEANDAASAIEIIEEAFTKHQSLVSMEDVNIAAELYISSKQYDKALAVITDYAGIVLERKASEKSPAEEKKDDAAAVVETQESREAVTDNQSDPVAESSAAAVEKVSCCIPEGVPIDITVKLMVCLVHLNILEPLNPLLTTLVEQNPEEMGDLYLDVAEAFLDVGEYNSALPLLSALVCSERYNLAVVWLRHAECLKALGHMERAAESYTKVVDLAPLHLDARISLSTLQQQLGRPEKALEALEQMYDPDTLAQDANAAQQELKLLLHRSTLLYSQGKTYGYVDTLLTMLAMLLKVAMSRAQVCLISSSKSGERHLYLIKVPRNKISDNDDQEAANCDAKAIFAVLTSVLTKDDWWNLLLKAIYSLCDLSRYKEAELLVDSSLEYYSFYDDRQKRKELEYFGLSAAILDKNFRKAYNYIRIMVMENVNKPQLWNIFNQVTMQSQDVRHHRFCLRLMLKNPDNHALCVLNGHNAFVSGSFKHALGQYVQAFRANPDEPLYSLCIGLTFIHMASQKYVLKRHALLVQGFSFLHRYLDLRGPCQETFYNLGRGLHQLGLLHLAIHYYQKVLELPPLTLEGIETDQTDLRRDTAFNLSLIYHSSGNTRMAQKMLYTYAVV